A stretch of DNA from Mycobacterium senriense:
CCTTGTCGCTGATCGGCGCGTCGAACTGGATGATGATCGGCGCCGCGACGCCGACGGTCTGGCCGTCGGCGAGCTGGAATGCCCCGCCGATCTTCTTGGTGGGCGACACCGTGGCGAACTTGCCCGCCACGGGGATCGCCTTGCCGTCGTGCCCGACGGCCGAGCCGCTCCACGTGTAGGTCTGGTCGTAGCCCAGCGGCTCGGAGGTCGTGTAGACGGTGCGGTCTTGGTTGAAGGCGCCCGCGACGGCCTTGCCCGACGAGTTCGACAGCGTGACGTGCTGGAACCAGCCGTCGTTGACCTCGACGCTGACCGGAGCGATCGGCACCACGTTCTCGGTCGCATTGGCGGGCTGGTACTTGAGCTGCGGGGCGGGCTGCTCTTTCTTCTCGGCCTGCTTCGCGGTCGTGCCGCCGCAGGCGGCCAGCACGTTGGGGACGAGCACACCCAGTCCGAGGGTCGCCAAAGCCGCACGCCGGTTGAACGGCCGCGGGGCGCTGGACGGGGTCACGAAAATCAAAGATACCGGGGAAAATCGGGCAGTCCGGCCACCACAAATCGGCGCCGCGGGCGCGTCGGCAATTTCTGTGGCTACAACCTGCAGCCGAGCAGGACGGGTTCGGGGACCAATGTGATGCCAAACACAGCCTGCACCCCGTCGCGGATGGTCCGGGCCAGCGCAATCACGTCTTCGGAGCCGGCTCCGCCGCGGTTGGTCAGCGCCAGCGCGTGCTTGGTGGACAACCGGCAACGGGCGGTCGCGTGGTCCGGATAACCCTTGCCGAAGCCGGCCCGCTCCACCAGCCAGCCGGCCGCCAGCTTGACCCCGTCCGGCGCCGGGTAGTTCGGGACCGGCCCGTCGACGGATGCGGCCAGCCGCTCATAGACGTCCGGGGTGACCACCGGGTTGGTGAAGAACGAGCCCACGCTCCAGGTGTCGTGGTCGGCCGGGTCGAGCACCATGCCCTTGCGCGCCCGCAGAGCCAGCACGGCATCGCGGACGGCTTGCGGGTCGGCGCGCTCACCGGCGGCCACGTTCAGCGCGGCCGCCAGCTCGCCGTAGCGCAACGGCGCGCTGCGCCCGGACGCGTCCAGCGCGAACTCCACTTCCAAGACGACAGAAGGGATTTCGAGTCCACCGACGCCGCCGCGTTTGAACACGCTGGTGCGGTAGCCGAATCCCAGCTCGCTGCCCGGCACCCAGCGCACTTCGCCACTGCCGCGATCGAGCACCCGCACCCGGGTGATGGTGTCGGAGACTTCGGCGCCGTAGGCCCCGACGTTCTGCACCGGGGTGGCCCCGGCCGAGCCCGGGATGCCGGACAGGCATTCCAGTCCGCCGAGACCGTGCTCGATGGCGGTCACCACGACGTCGTCCCACACCGCGCCCGCCTGGGCGCGGACCAGGTTGCCGTCGACGGTGATGCCGGCATTGGCCAGCCGCACCGCGGTCAGGCCGGTCAGGGCATCGGAGATCACCAGATTGGAGCCGCCGGCGAAGACCAGCATCGAGTCGCGTTGCCCGTCGGGCGTTTCGGCGTCCAGCTGCCGCAGGGTGGCGATTACCTGTTTGCTGGTCGTGCAGGTGATCAGGCGGCGTGCGGTCGGTCCGACCCGCAGCGTGGTCAGTGGCGCCAGCGGCGCGGCGTCGGTCACCGGCGCGCCGGCGAACTCCGAACCGGCTCCGCTGGAATTCATGGCCCGTAACGGTAGCCTGACCTGCTATGCCGCGTTCATTCGACTTGTCGGCCGATTACGACGGCAGTGTTGACGAGGTGCACCGCGCCTTCACCGATGCGAATTACTGGCGGGCCAGGCTGGCCGGATCCGGGGTCGACGTCGCCACGCTGGAGTCGATGCGGGTCGGCGGCGAGTCCGGGGCCGACGACACCGTCGAGGTCGTCACGCTGCAGGTGATCGGCAGTGACAAGCTGCCGGGGATGGTCACCCAGCTGCACAACGGTGACCTGCGTATCCGGCGCGAGGAGACGTGGGGGCCGGTCACCGGCGGCGCCGCGTCGGGGGCGGTCGTGGGTTCGATCGTGGACGCGCCGGTGAACCTGACCGGCACCGCCGTCCTGGAGCCCATCGAAGGGACCGGCGGTAGCCGGCTGACGTTTCGCGCCACCGTCCAGGTGCGCGTCCCGATCATCGGCGGGAAGTTGGAGAACATCATCGGCACCCGGCTGGCCGAACTGATCGCCGCGGAACAGCGCTTCACCACGGAGTGGATCGCAAATCGGCCTGAGGCTTCGGACCGGGCCTAAGCTGGCGCTCATGCGAATCGCCTTGGCGCAGATCCTCAGCGGTACCGACCCCGCAGCAAACCTGCGGCTGGTGGACGAGTACAGCCGCCGGGCAGCCGATGCGGGCGCGACGCTGGTGGTGTTTCCCGAGGCGACGATGTGCCGGTTCGGTGTGCCGCTGGGCCCGGTGGCCGAGCCGGTCGACGGGCCCTGGGCCGACGGCGTACGCCGCGTCGCGGCCGATTCCAACATCACCGTCGTCGCCGGCATGTTCACCCCGTCGGGCGACGGGCGGGTGAAGAACACGCTGATCGCGGCCGCTCCGGCCGATGCCGCCGAGTCGCACGCCCACTACGACAAGATCCACCTCTACGACGCCTTCGGCTTCACCGAATCGCGCACCGTCGCGCCGGGACACGACCCCGTGGTGATCACGGTCGACGGCGTCCGGGTGGGGTTGACGGTTTGCTATGACATTCGCTTTCCGGCGCTCTACACCGAGTTGGCCCGCCGCGGCGCCCAGATGATCGCGGTGTGCGCGTCCTGGGGTTCGGGCCCCGGCAAACTCGATCAGTGGACACTGCTGGCCCGCGCCCGCGCGCTCGATTCGATGAGCTACATCGCGGCGGCCGGTCAGGCCGATCCCGACGACGCGCACGGATCCGCGTCGGGGGCGCCAACCGGGGTCGGGGGCAGCCTGGTGGTCTCGCCGCTGGGCGAGGTCATCGCGTCGGCGGGCTCGCAACCGCAGCTGGTGGTGGCCGATATCGACGTCGACCGGGTCGCACAGGCGCGCAAGAGCATCGCAGTCCTTAGCAACCGCTCGGACTTTGCTCAGGTTGATAGGGCAGAATCGGTCGGGTGACGAACCCACAAGGACCACCCAACCCGGACCCGTCGCAGTGGGGCCGTCCCTCCAACCAGGGACCCTTCGGCCAGCCGCCAACCGAGCGGCCGACCGAGCGGATAAGCACCGGTGGCCCGGGTCACGCACCCCCGCCGCCGCCTCCCGCGCAGGGTCCCCCACCGGGACAGACCGAGCGATTCGGGACGCCCCAGCCGAACATGCAGCAGCCCGGCTACCCGCCGCCGCCGACCCCGCCCGCGGGTCCGACGGAGCGCCTGGCCACTCCCCCGAACGACGACGCGACGCCGGGGAAGAAGAAGCGCCGGTTCGGCCGTGACCCGGTGTCCGTCCTGCTGATCTTCATCATCGTGATCGCGCTGATCATCGCCGGGCTCATCGGGGCCGAGCTGTACGTGCGCCACGTCGCGGACAGCAAGGTCGCCCAGGCGGTGGCGTGTGAGGTCAAGGACCAGGCCACCGCGTCCTTCGGGGTGACGCCCCTGATGCTGTGGCAGCAGGCGACCAAGCACTACACCAACATCTCGGTGCAGACGGCCGGCAACAACATCCGCGACGCCAAGGGCATGAAGCTCTCGATCAACATCAACGACGTCCGGCTCAAAGACACGGGCAACTCGAAGGGCACCCTCGGCTCGCTGGACGCCACGATCGACTGGACCAGTGACGGCATCAAGCAGTCGGTGCAGAACGCGATCCCGGTGCTGGGTCCGTTCGTCACAAACACAGTGACCACGCATCCCGCCGACGGCACCATCGAGTTGAAGGGCATGTTGGACAACATCACCGCCAAGCCGGTGGTGTCGGGCACCGGCTTGCAGCTGCAGATCGTCAGCTTCAACGCGCTCGGCTTCACCATGCCCAAGGAGTCCGTGCAGTCGACCCTGGACGACTTCACCTCGAACCTGACCAAGAACTACCCGCTGGGTATCCACGCCGACAGCGTGCAGGTTACGGATAAGGGTGTGACAAGCCACTTTTCGACACGGAACGCCACCATCCCCAACGGCAACGACAACGACCCCTGCTTCGCCAATCTCTGACGGCGAGCAGCTAGTCGGTCAACCGAGGCCGTCGAGCACTCCCCGGGTGCCCGACAACCCCAGCCGGGTGGCGCCCGCATCCAGCATCGCGAGCGCGTCCTGGGCGGTGCGGATGCCGCCGCTGGCCTTCACCCCGAGGCGCCCACCGACGGTCTCGGCCATCAGCGCGACCGCGCGCACCGATGCGCCGCCGGCCGGATGAAACCCGGTTGACGTCTTCACGAAGTCGGCGCCGGCGTCTTCGGCGGCGCGGCATACCTGCGCCAGCGTGTGCTCGTCGGCCAGCGCGAGCAGAGCGGCCGACTCCACGATCACCTTGAGCACCGCGCCGCCGATCGCGCCGCGCACGGCGTGGACGTCGGCACGCACCGCCTCGAGGTCTCCGGCCAGCGCCGCCCCGACATCGATGACCATGTCGATCTCGCAGGCACCGGACGCGACGGCCAGGGCCGCTTCGTGTGCCTTCACCGCCGGGAGGTGCTTGCCGGACGGGAAGCCCGCGACGCTGGCCACCCGCACGCCGGCGCCGGCTCGCACCGCGACGGGAACCATCGAGGGCGAGACGCACACTGCGTACACGCCGAGTTCGGCCGCTTCGGCGACCAGGGTGGCCACGTCCGCGTCGGTCGCTTCGGGTTTGAGCAGGGTGTGGTCGACGAACGCCGCCAATTGCGCTCGGCTGGGTTGGGTTGCCATCAAAAGGATTCTTCCGGACCGCCGGGATTGCAGCCGGAGGCGACCATTTCGGTGTCGTCGACGACCGGTCGCCAGGGCTCCAGGTTCCAGCTGACCTTGCCGGGCTGGGCGAGTTCGGCGAACTGCCAGTGGCAGAGGAACTGCGCGCGCATGCCGGCGGTGTCGGCGTCGGGCGCCAAGACGAGCACTTCGGCCCAGGCCTCATCGGCCGGCGCCGTGGCGGCGGGGATTCTCGAGGCGGCCCGGCCGGCCGGCGACGGGAAGACGCGCAGGCTGCTTCGGCCCTGCCACCGCGCCCATTGGGTGTGGTCGATGTACGGCGGGGCCGGGGCCGGCGGGTCCGCCGGGCTGCTACCCGGGTCGGGGGCGGCAACGGCGTGCGAAACCGGGCAGGACAAGGCGACGAGCGCCGCGACCGGCGCCGTCAACAGGGCCTTCATCCCGCTAGCGCGACTTACCTTGAATCTCAAGCAGTTTGGGCCGAACGTCGACCAGATACACGCCGGCGGCACAGGCCGCGATCGCCATTCCGAGCACGCCGAAAACGAAACCCAAGATGGACGTCAGCGCGACGGCGCCTCCCAGGATCAGCAACCACACCGGCTTGGTCAGCTTCCCGGCGGCGGTGTAGGCGTCGGGTCGTTGCAGCGCGGCATGCACGAACGCATAGATGGCCGTGACCAAGACGGCGATCTGCAAGACCAGCATGACGGTTCCCACGAGGTGGTTCACGCCATAAGCGTATGCGGGCACCCTCCAAAACGTCGACTCCGAGCCACCCGAAGGCGACTCGGAGCCGAACGTCGTGCCGCGTCGTGCTTACTTCTGGGTGACCTTCTTGGCCGGAGCCTTCTTGGCCGGAGCCTTCTTGGCCGGGGCCTTCTTGGCCGGGGCCTTCTTGGCGACGGCCTTCTGGGCCTTCTTGGTGGTCGCTTCGGTCTTGCCGGGCAGCTCGATGCCGACCAGCTTGGCGGCGCGCTCGCCGACCGCGCGGGTCTGCGACGCGACGGTGCCCAGAGCTTCCTGAGTCAGCTCGACGGCCTGGTCGACGTAGCCCTCGGCGCGCGCGGACGCGTCCTCGAACGCGGTCTGGTTACGCAGCCGCTGCAGCGCCGCCTCGCCGCGCTCGACGAGCTCGTTGTACCGGCTGGTCGCAGCCTCCAGGTAGCCCTCGGCCGCCCTGCGCAGCTCCTCGGTGGTGAACTTGTCGCGCAACTCGGTGAACTGCTCGGGCAGGTCCTCTTGCAGCTTGGTCAGGCGAGCGCGGCGTTCCTCGACCCGGGTGCGGGTCTCGGCGACCCGGGTCCGGGTCTCGGCGCGGGTCTCTTCGGCGCGCTCCCGCAGGCCGGCGATCAGGTCGTTGACGGTGGCCAGGGCCAGGTCGGCCGCGCCCAGCGCCGCGAGCAGCGGGGCCCGCAAGTCTTCGATGTTCGTGTTTTCCGCCATGGTCTTTCCTTTCATTGCTTTCGCTATCGGTGTTATGCGGTGTTATTAGCTGTCTGGTCGAGAAGTTAGGTGCAAACGTCTCCTTCGCAACTGGGGCCGCCAGTGCCGGGGGTGGTTCGGTCAGCAGTTCAGCTGGAAACCGGAAGCGCCTCCCCGTTGGGTAACCGCGACGGCCGGTCGTCTATACATCACCAACTCGCTACCGCGATGTGGGAAGCCCGCATTGTGTCGCAAACTCCCAGCACAGATGGTTACGGTGCCGGGCGAAACGGGCCGATCACTCGCTGTCGGATTCGGTCGGACACTCCTCTTGGATCGATTCGTTTTGCTGGGTGAACGATGAGTAGATCTCGAGCAGAATTTGCTTTTGGCGCTCGGTGATCGCAGGGTCGGTGACGATGGCGTCCCGTACCTGACTTTTGTCACTGGGTTCGAGAATCCCGGCGCGTACATAGAGAACCTCGGCGGAGACCCGGAGGGCCTTCGCGATCTGGTTCAAGACATCGGCGGAGGGCTTACGCAATCCACGCTCCACCTGGCTCAAATATGGATTGCTGACCCCGGACTTCTCGGCGAGTTGGCGCACCGACACCTGCGCGAGCTCACGCTGGCTACGGATGAAACTGCCGATGTCAGAGGCCACTTCGGAGGCAGCGTTGGACACCTTGGCGGAGAGCTTCTCCTCCGGTGTCATGGCGTGCTCCTGGTCGGGCGGCTGATCTGGACGCGCCCAGACTACTACAAGTGCTTGCTATTGCAAGCACTTGTTAGCACTGCTAGAAATGCGCTAGACCAACAACTGCGCCACGGCGTAGATAACCAGACCCGCCAGCGAACCGACCACGGTCCCGTTGATCCGGATAAATTGCAGGTCACGGCCCACGTGCAACTCGATGCGCCGGCTGGCCTCCTCGGCGTCCCAGCGTTCAATCGTGTCGGTGATGATCGCTGTGATCTCCACCCCATATTGCGAGACCAGGTGCTGGGCCGCCCGGACCAGCCAGTTGTCGACCTTGTCCCGCAGGTCGGCGTCGTCGCGCAGCGATTCCCCGATCCGGACGACGGTATCGGCGATCCGGGTGCGCAGGGTGCTGGACGGATCGTCCACGCCCTCGAGCACCAGCCGTTTCAGCGTCTTCCACGCCGTCGCCGCGGCGTTGGCGATCTCGTCGCGCGCCATCAGCTGCTCCTTGATCGCGTCGGCGCGCGCGATGGTGTCCGGGTCGTGCTGCAGGTCGTCGGCGAAGTCGAACAGGAAGCGGGTGGCCGACCGACGCAGTTCGTGGTCCGGATTGCGGCGCACCTTGTCGGTGAAGTCCATCAGCTCGCGGTGGATGCGGTCGCCGACCAGATGGTCGACGAAGCGCGGTGACCAGGTCGGTGAGTCGCGCTCGACCACCCGCTGAATGACCTCGCCGGCCTTCAGCGACCACTGAAACGCCCGGTCGGCCAGCAATTGGATCAGCGCCTCCTGCCGATGCTCGGCCAGCAGGGTGGCCAGCACCCGCCCCACCGGCGGGCCCCACTGCGGTTCGGCGATCCGGCGCACGATCATCCGGTCGATCACCTGCTGGACGTCCTCGTCGCGCAGCAGTTCGACCAGCACCCGCAGCACCGTGGCCGTCTCGCTCGCCACCCGCTCGGCGTGGACGGCCTCCGACAGCCACTTGCCGAGCCGCCCGGACACCTGGGCGTCGCGCAGCTTGGTTTCGACGACCTCCGGCGACAGGAAGTTCTCCCGGACGAACGTGCCCAGACCCTCGCCCAGCTGATCTTTCTTTCGCTTGATGATCGCGGTGTGCGGGATGGGAATGCCCAGCGGGTGCCTGAACAGCGCGGTTACCGCGAACCAGTCCGCCAGGGCGCCGACCATCCCGGCCTCGGCGGCCGCGCCGACATATCCCACCCAGGCCCCCACGCTGGCGTGCGCCTGGGCCCACCGGCAGGCGAGAAACACGCCGGTGGCACCGATCAGAAAACTCAGTGCCACCATCTTCATCCGGCGCAACGCCACCCGGCGCTGCGCATCGGCCTCGGGATCGGCGCCCGCGAAGGATTCGGCAAGGGACGCGCGAGCGGGTCGGGCGTCGGTCGCGGCCGTCGCCGAATCGGGCCTCGCCCCCGGCGGGCCCGACGCTTCGCCTCTCACCGACGCTCGATGTGCCACCACTCCATCATCTATCTTTCCCGCGAATTGGGGTGACGACACTGTTCGCGACGTCTCCCCCACGCCCGGCCAGGACGAGAAACCGACCCCCTCACGCCGTAAGATCAAGGCGTCTAGGGAATGGGAATTCGGCGATTGTGGCAGAGCGAATCACGGCTGTGAGCGTCAAAATGGATGGGCGCAAGCGGCGTTGGCATCAACACAAAGTTGAGCGTCGTAACGAGCTGGTCGACGGCACGATCGACGCGATTCGCCGCCTGGGTGGTGCGTTGAGCATGGACGAGATCGCCGCCGAGATCGGGG
This window harbors:
- the hbhA gene encoding heparin-binding hemagglutinin HbhA — translated: MAENTNIEDLRAPLLAALGAADLALATVNDLIAGLRERAEETRAETRTRVAETRTRVEERRARLTKLQEDLPEQFTELRDKFTTEELRRAAEGYLEAATSRYNELVERGEAALQRLRNQTAFEDASARAEGYVDQAVELTQEALGTVASQTRAVGERAAKLVGIELPGKTEATTKKAQKAVAKKAPAKKAPAKKAPAKKAPAKKVTQK
- a CDS encoding UDP-N-acetylmuramate dehydrogenase; its protein translation is MNSSGAGSEFAGAPVTDAAPLAPLTTLRVGPTARRLITCTTSKQVIATLRQLDAETPDGQRDSMLVFAGGSNLVISDALTGLTAVRLANAGITVDGNLVRAQAGAVWDDVVVTAIEHGLGGLECLSGIPGSAGATPVQNVGAYGAEVSDTITRVRVLDRGSGEVRWVPGSELGFGYRTSVFKRGGVGGLEIPSVVLEVEFALDASGRSAPLRYGELAAALNVAAGERADPQAVRDAVLALRARKGMVLDPADHDTWSVGSFFTNPVVTPDVYERLAASVDGPVPNYPAPDGVKLAAGWLVERAGFGKGYPDHATARCRLSTKHALALTNRGGAGSEDVIALARTIRDGVQAVFGITLVPEPVLLGCRL
- a CDS encoding DUF2505 domain-containing protein; this encodes MPRSFDLSADYDGSVDEVHRAFTDANYWRARLAGSGVDVATLESMRVGGESGADDTVEVVTLQVIGSDKLPGMVTQLHNGDLRIRREETWGPVTGGAASGAVVGSIVDAPVNLTGTAVLEPIEGTGGSRLTFRATVQVRVPIIGGKLENIIGTRLAELIAAEQRFTTEWIANRPEASDRA
- a CDS encoding DUF445 domain-containing protein, which produces MVAHRASVRGEASGPPGARPDSATAATDARPARASLAESFAGADPEADAQRRVALRRMKMVALSFLIGATGVFLACRWAQAHASVGAWVGYVGAAAEAGMVGALADWFAVTALFRHPLGIPIPHTAIIKRKKDQLGEGLGTFVRENFLSPEVVETKLRDAQVSGRLGKWLSEAVHAERVASETATVLRVLVELLRDEDVQQVIDRMIVRRIAEPQWGPPVGRVLATLLAEHRQEALIQLLADRAFQWSLKAGEVIQRVVERDSPTWSPRFVDHLVGDRIHRELMDFTDKVRRNPDHELRRSATRFLFDFADDLQHDPDTIARADAIKEQLMARDEIANAAATAWKTLKRLVLEGVDDPSSTLRTRIADTVVRIGESLRDDADLRDKVDNWLVRAAQHLVSQYGVEITAIITDTIERWDAEEASRRIELHVGRDLQFIRINGTVVGSLAGLVIYAVAQLLV
- a CDS encoding DUF2516 family protein, producing the protein MNHLVGTVMLVLQIAVLVTAIYAFVHAALQRPDAYTAAGKLTKPVWLLILGGAVALTSILGFVFGVLGMAIAACAAGVYLVDVRPKLLEIQGKSR
- a CDS encoding LmeA family phospholipid-binding protein, giving the protein MTNPQGPPNPDPSQWGRPSNQGPFGQPPTERPTERISTGGPGHAPPPPPPAQGPPPGQTERFGTPQPNMQQPGYPPPPTPPAGPTERLATPPNDDATPGKKKRRFGRDPVSVLLIFIIVIALIIAGLIGAELYVRHVADSKVAQAVACEVKDQATASFGVTPLMLWQQATKHYTNISVQTAGNNIRDAKGMKLSININDVRLKDTGNSKGTLGSLDATIDWTSDGIKQSVQNAIPVLGPFVTNTVTTHPADGTIELKGMLDNITAKPVVSGTGLQLQIVSFNALGFTMPKESVQSTLDDFTSNLTKNYPLGIHADSVQVTDKGVTSHFSTRNATIPNGNDNDPCFANL
- a CDS encoding helix-turn-helix domain-containing protein translates to MTPEEKLSAKVSNAASEVASDIGSFIRSQRELAQVSVRQLAEKSGVSNPYLSQVERGLRKPSADVLNQIAKALRVSAEVLYVRAGILEPSDKSQVRDAIVTDPAITERQKQILLEIYSSFTQQNESIQEECPTESDSE
- a CDS encoding carbon-nitrogen hydrolase family protein, whose protein sequence is MRIALAQILSGTDPAANLRLVDEYSRRAADAGATLVVFPEATMCRFGVPLGPVAEPVDGPWADGVRRVAADSNITVVAGMFTPSGDGRVKNTLIAAAPADAAESHAHYDKIHLYDAFGFTESRTVAPGHDPVVITVDGVRVGLTVCYDIRFPALYTELARRGAQMIAVCASWGSGPGKLDQWTLLARARALDSMSYIAAAGQADPDDAHGSASGAPTGVGGSLVVSPLGEVIASAGSQPQLVVADIDVDRVAQARKSIAVLSNRSDFAQVDRAESVG
- a CDS encoding DUF2599 domain-containing protein, producing MKALLTAPVAALVALSCPVSHAVAAPDPGSSPADPPAPAPPYIDHTQWARWQGRSSLRVFPSPAGRAASRIPAATAPADEAWAEVLVLAPDADTAGMRAQFLCHWQFAELAQPGKVSWNLEPWRPVVDDTEMVASGCNPGGPEESF
- the deoC gene encoding deoxyribose-phosphate aldolase, translating into MATQPSRAQLAAFVDHTLLKPEATDADVATLVAEAAELGVYAVCVSPSMVPVAVRAGAGVRVASVAGFPSGKHLPAVKAHEAALAVASGACEIDMVIDVGAALAGDLEAVRADVHAVRGAIGGAVLKVIVESAALLALADEHTLAQVCRAAEDAGADFVKTSTGFHPAGGASVRAVALMAETVGGRLGVKASGGIRTAQDALAMLDAGATRLGLSGTRGVLDGLG